A genome region from Manihot esculenta cultivar AM560-2 chromosome 5, M.esculenta_v8, whole genome shotgun sequence includes the following:
- the LOC110614241 gene encoding protein SPIRAL1-like 1 gives MGRGVSSGGGQSSLGYLFGNGEAPKPSTNTQHASNDGQTMNNVPPSKPVSAPQPVDVTKQIPAGINSTSANNYMRADGQNTGNFLTDRPSTKVHAAPGGGSSLGYLFGGGSN, from the exons ATGGGTCGTGGAGTTAGCAGTGGTGGAGGCCAAAGCTCATTGGGCTATCTTTTTGGGAATGGAGAGGCTCCAAAGCCCTCCACCAACACCCAACATGCTTCAAATGATGGGCAAACCATGAATAATGTGCCTCCCTCCAAACCTGTTTCTGCTCCTCAGCCGGTAGATGTGACCAAGCAGATACCTGCTGGTATTAATAGTACTTCTGCAAACAACTACATGCGTGCAGATGGCCAGAATACTGGAAACTTCCTCACG GATCGACCTTCAACCAAAGTCCATGCTGCTCCTGGTGGTGGATCTTCTCTGGGATACCTCTTCGGTGGTGGTAGTAACTGA
- the LOC110614260 gene encoding ubiquinone biosynthesis protein COQ4 homolog, mitochondrial, with product MIKGARIQLNQWQQAAVALGSAIGALLDPRRADLIAALGETTGKPAFERVLERMKRSPEGRAVLLERPRVISTEVGHAWDLPANTFGAAYARFMGSRNFSPDDRPPVRFMDTDELAYVAMRAREVHDFWHTLFDLPTNLIGESALKVIEFEQMYLPMCIMSVVGGTARFSEKQRRLFFQHYFPWATQAGMRCTDLMCVYYEKHFHEDLDDVRRKWGIIPAPVAPKQ from the exons ATGATAAAGGGTGCACGAATCCAGCTGAACCAGTGGCAACAGGCTGCAGTTGCGCTTGGCTCAGCAATAGGTGCATTGCTAGATCCACGGAGAGCAGATCTGATAGCAgctcttggagaaacaaccgggAAGCCTGCTTTTGAAAGGGTTCTTGAGAGGATGAAGAGGAGCCCAGAAGGCAGG GCAGTTCTCTTGGAGAGACCACGTGTGATATCTACAGAAGTGGGCCATGCATGGGATTTGCCAGCAAATACATTTGGTGCTGCTTATGCAAGATTCATGGGATCTAGGAACTTTTCTCCAGATGATCGCCCTCCAGTGCGATTTATGGACACAGATGAACTGGCATATGTAGCAATGCGAGCTCGTGAAGTGCACGATTTCTGGCACACGCTATTTGACCTCCCCACCAACCTAATCGGTGAGTCAGCACTAaaggtgatagagtttgaacaaaTGTACCTTCCAATGTGTATAATGTCCGTTGTAGGGGGCACGGCAAGATTTAGTGAGAAGCAAAGGAGATTGTTCTTTCAGCACTACTTCCCATGGGCCACCCAAGCTGGAATGCGGTGCACAGATCTCATGTGTGTATATTATGAGAAGCACTTTCACGAGGATTTAGATGATGTCCGCAGAAAATGGGGTATAATTCCTGCTCCTGTAGCTCCTAAACAATAA